The Xanthomonas sontii genome contains a region encoding:
- a CDS encoding DUF6094 domain-containing protein, producing MALMFARLARNFIKNGYFPTDESTLERALQALVPGNGPMCILDPCAGEGIAIAEVARALGRERAQAYAVEFDAERARHARGLVDHCLHADLMDTMISRQAFGLLWLNPPYGDLTKDVNGNIGYQGQGRARLEKLFYQRTLPLLQYDGVLVFIVPGYVLDAELVGWLTRHYADLRIYRAVDTQFKQVVIFGRRIRQRDLAGDAAAAARTLLLQIGHGEVIPDELPSEWPFMPYIVPASVSPPEHFFRVTMEPEQFADEVGRLRGLWPMLDTHLGAAQQSPRPPARALSPWHLALALAAGAISGVVRSKAGRVLIVKGDTHKDKALQREFTEREDGSIAETRILTDKFVPVIRAWDMTPGSPTLGEVLTIR from the coding sequence ATGGCGCTCATGTTCGCGCGGCTTGCCCGCAACTTCATCAAGAACGGGTACTTCCCCACCGACGAATCCACGCTCGAAAGAGCCCTCCAGGCACTGGTACCCGGCAACGGGCCGATGTGCATCCTAGATCCCTGCGCAGGCGAAGGCATCGCCATCGCCGAAGTCGCCCGCGCCCTCGGACGCGAGCGCGCGCAGGCTTATGCGGTCGAGTTCGACGCGGAGCGGGCGCGCCATGCCCGCGGCCTGGTCGATCACTGCCTGCATGCCGACCTGATGGACACGATGATCTCCAGGCAGGCCTTCGGGCTACTGTGGCTGAACCCGCCCTACGGCGACCTGACCAAGGACGTCAACGGCAACATCGGCTACCAGGGCCAGGGTCGCGCCCGCCTCGAAAAGCTGTTCTACCAGCGCACCCTGCCGCTGCTGCAATACGACGGCGTGCTCGTCTTCATCGTTCCGGGCTACGTGCTGGACGCGGAGCTGGTCGGCTGGCTCACGCGCCACTATGCCGACTTGCGGATCTACCGAGCGGTGGACACGCAGTTCAAGCAGGTGGTGATCTTCGGCCGGCGCATCCGGCAGCGCGACCTGGCTGGCGATGCGGCAGCCGCCGCACGCACCCTTCTGCTGCAGATCGGGCACGGCGAGGTGATCCCCGATGAACTGCCCAGCGAATGGCCGTTCATGCCTTACATCGTTCCCGCGAGTGTGTCGCCACCGGAGCACTTCTTCCGCGTGACCATGGAGCCCGAGCAGTTCGCCGACGAAGTCGGCCGGCTGCGCGGCCTCTGGCCGATGCTCGATACGCACCTGGGCGCCGCGCAGCAGTCGCCGCGCCCGCCAGCGCGTGCCTTGTCTCCGTGGCATCTCGCCCTGGCGCTGGCCGCCGGTGCGATCTCGGGCGTGGTGCGCTCCAAGGCGGGCCGCGTGCTGATCGTCAAGGGCGACACGCACAAGGACAAGGCGCTGCAACGCGAGTTCACAGAACGCGAAGACGGCTCGATCGCCGAGACGCGCATCCTCACCGACAAGTTCGTGCCGGTGATCCGGGCCTGGGACATGACCCCAGGCTCTCCCACGCTGGGCGAGGTACTGACCATCCGCTGA
- a CDS encoding methyltransferase, which produces MFPLFQRRKPSTQPLFIPGTLQMSDQVRWLASNGLIDPLPYVQRHVRGDWGQMGEAERQANDMALECGAPMTSRFPITPRLSLIVITSGDHGKTVVQLPEERAVT; this is translated from the coding sequence ATGTTTCCACTGTTCCAGCGGCGCAAGCCGAGCACGCAACCGCTGTTCATCCCTGGCACGCTGCAAATGAGCGATCAAGTGCGTTGGCTCGCGAGCAATGGCCTCATCGACCCGCTGCCGTATGTCCAGCGCCATGTGCGTGGCGACTGGGGCCAGATGGGCGAAGCCGAGCGACAGGCCAACGACATGGCACTGGAATGCGGCGCTCCGATGACCTCGCGGTTTCCGATCACGCCGCGGCTGTCGCTGATCGTCATCACCAGCGGGGACCACGGCAAGACCGTCGTGCAACTGCCCGAGGAACGGGCCGTGACCTGA
- a CDS encoding helicase-related protein, producing the protein MSLDLETTADAEPVQGELLDAEPALSLSLTEFVSEFGDELLKSLNRANPPVYAGKPRAHRERVIASLKRRLFPAQAEVVHAAAELLIDRGERAAFINGEMGCGKTTVGIATAAVLHAEGYRRTLVLSPPHLVYKWRREILETVAGAKVWVLNGPDTLVKLIKLRAQLGAQPGGQEFFVLGRVRMRMGFHWKPTFVARRTRHGHVAACPDCGTVITDLDGEPVSPVALEAEEYRRKCSHCAAPLWTLMRPRTLSGSDQSSAVLRALKRIPTIGEVTAQKLMRKFGDGFLASMLGDNIHEFINLMDGDGELVFSDRQATRMERAMANMEFGFGEGGYQPSEFVKRYLPNGTFDLLIADEAHEYKNGGSAQGQAMGVLASKCRKSLELTGTLMGGYGDDLFYLLFRALPGRMIEDGYRPSKSGSMASAAMAFMRDHGVLKDIYSESAGTAHKTAKGNKVSVRTVKAPGFGPKGVLRCVVPFTIFLKLRDIGSDALPPYDEEFREVPMTPPQAAAYAALSVRLTTELRQALARRDTTLLGVVLNTLLAWPDTCFRAENVVHPRTRATLAFVPSQFHDMEVMPKEQELIEICRQEKDQGRKTLVYTTYTGKRDTTSRLKRLLELEGFKVAVLRATVDASRREDWIAEQVDRGIDVLITNPELVKTGLDLLDFPTIVFMQSGYNVYSLQQAARRSWRIGQKQDIRVIFLGYAASSQMACLQLMAQKIMVAQSTSGDIPESGLDVLNQDGDSVEVALARQLVA; encoded by the coding sequence ATGTCTCTAGATCTGGAAACCACCGCCGATGCGGAGCCCGTGCAGGGCGAACTGCTCGATGCGGAACCCGCCCTGTCCCTGAGCCTCACCGAGTTCGTCTCAGAATTCGGCGACGAGCTCCTCAAATCGCTCAATCGCGCCAACCCGCCGGTCTATGCCGGCAAGCCGAGAGCGCACCGCGAGCGCGTCATCGCGAGCCTCAAGCGCCGCCTCTTCCCCGCCCAGGCGGAAGTCGTCCACGCGGCCGCCGAGCTGCTGATCGACCGCGGCGAGCGCGCCGCGTTCATCAACGGCGAGATGGGCTGCGGCAAGACCACGGTGGGTATCGCCACCGCGGCCGTGCTGCACGCCGAAGGCTACCGCCGCACGCTGGTCCTGTCGCCGCCACACCTGGTCTACAAGTGGCGCCGCGAAATCCTCGAAACCGTGGCAGGCGCCAAGGTCTGGGTGCTCAACGGCCCCGATACGCTGGTCAAGCTCATCAAGCTGCGCGCGCAACTGGGCGCGCAGCCCGGCGGCCAGGAGTTCTTCGTGCTGGGCCGGGTGCGGATGCGGATGGGCTTCCACTGGAAGCCCACCTTCGTCGCCCGGCGTACGCGCCACGGCCACGTGGCCGCCTGCCCGGACTGCGGCACGGTCATCACCGACCTCGACGGCGAACCGGTCAGCCCGGTCGCGCTGGAAGCGGAGGAGTACCGCAGGAAGTGCAGCCACTGCGCCGCCCCCCTGTGGACGCTGATGCGTCCTCGCACCCTGTCCGGCAGCGACCAGTCCTCGGCCGTGCTGAGGGCGCTCAAGCGCATCCCCACCATCGGCGAGGTCACGGCCCAGAAGCTGATGCGCAAGTTCGGCGATGGCTTCCTGGCCTCGATGCTGGGCGACAACATCCATGAGTTCATCAACCTGATGGATGGCGACGGGGAGCTGGTGTTCTCCGACCGCCAGGCCACGCGCATGGAACGCGCGATGGCCAACATGGAGTTCGGCTTCGGCGAGGGCGGCTACCAGCCTTCGGAGTTCGTCAAACGCTACCTGCCGAACGGCACGTTCGATCTGCTCATCGCCGACGAGGCGCACGAGTACAAGAACGGAGGCAGCGCCCAGGGCCAGGCCATGGGTGTGCTCGCATCGAAGTGCCGCAAGTCGCTGGAGCTCACCGGCACGCTGATGGGGGGCTACGGCGATGACCTGTTCTACCTGCTGTTCCGCGCCCTGCCCGGGCGGATGATCGAAGACGGCTACCGCCCCTCCAAGAGCGGCAGCATGGCCTCGGCGGCCATGGCGTTCATGCGCGACCACGGCGTCCTCAAGGACATCTACTCCGAGAGCGCGGGCACGGCGCACAAGACCGCCAAGGGCAACAAGGTCAGCGTGCGCACAGTCAAGGCACCTGGCTTCGGTCCGAAGGGCGTGCTGCGCTGCGTCGTGCCGTTCACGATCTTCCTGAAGCTGCGCGACATCGGCAGCGATGCGCTCCCGCCGTACGACGAAGAGTTCCGAGAGGTGCCGATGACACCGCCGCAGGCCGCCGCCTATGCGGCGCTGTCCGTGCGACTCACCACCGAGTTGCGGCAGGCACTGGCCCGCCGCGACACCACTCTGCTGGGGGTGGTCCTCAACACGTTGCTGGCGTGGCCGGACACGTGCTTTCGCGCGGAGAACGTCGTGCATCCCCGCACGCGCGCCACCCTCGCGTTCGTTCCGTCCCAGTTCCACGACATGGAGGTCATGCCCAAGGAACAGGAGCTGATCGAGATCTGCCGGCAGGAGAAGGACCAGGGCCGGAAGACGCTCGTCTATACGACGTACACCGGCAAGCGCGACACCACTTCGCGGTTGAAGCGCCTGCTCGAACTGGAGGGCTTCAAAGTCGCTGTACTGCGGGCTACCGTCGATGCCAGCCGCCGCGAGGACTGGATCGCCGAGCAGGTGGACCGCGGCATCGATGTCCTCATCACCAACCCGGAGCTGGTGAAGACCGGGCTCGATCTGCTGGACTTTCCGACGATCGTCTTCATGCAGTCCGGCTACAACGTGTATTCGCTGCAGCAGGCGGCGCGCCGGTCCTGGCGCATCGGCCAGAAGCAGGACATCCGGGTGATCTTCCTGGGCTACGCGGCGTCATCGCAGATGGCGTGCCTGCAGTTGATGGCACAAAAAATCATGGTGGCGCAGAGCACGTCGGGAGACATCCCGGAAAGTGGGCTCGACGTGCTGAACCAGGACGGTGATTCGGTGGAAGTGGCGCTCGCGCGCCAGTTGGTGGCCTGA